A genome region from Nocardia sp. NBC_01730 includes the following:
- a CDS encoding tetratricopeptide repeat protein, with protein MAARYQSAEPIVWHGSMVYPMYTEQVGPAPTTVTVTLLSAAPPAGLRGLGMGLSVVDGYVDLHGRSLAGVDAWSDALAAGVSFDVTPTAPGTLVTLTPVWVDEFGTQKSWVGNYGIVIEHRPGGRIVLWCSIGEGPPNFANLVVEVHTAPAVVTPNESIPCAPTTTPIATSTPSTRSPSSAGPPTAPTMPVPRIDAGPPAAGRPPSDPRSATSGDPPVNGQAAQDTPTRRPGTLFTNMQSSRTAQPAADTQRPAPSPQVSDTRTAPASRPQPSEESAADIPRPEADSGQSGDPGYRSALYNLGVAMQSRGEAEQACGLWAQAANAGHAAAAYELGMVRFRRGDPAGAEYWWRAAADRREPRAMAGLAELLDQQGNHDEARAWRTYASEEQAADVVGQPASD; from the coding sequence TTGGCCGCCCGTTATCAGAGCGCCGAACCCATCGTCTGGCACGGCAGCATGGTCTACCCCATGTACACCGAGCAGGTCGGACCCGCGCCCACAACCGTCACCGTGACGTTGCTGTCCGCAGCGCCGCCCGCCGGACTTCGCGGGCTGGGAATGGGTCTGTCCGTGGTCGATGGCTACGTGGATCTGCACGGACGCTCGCTCGCCGGGGTCGACGCATGGAGCGACGCACTCGCTGCGGGTGTCAGCTTCGACGTAACGCCGACGGCACCGGGCACGCTGGTGACGCTCACCCCCGTATGGGTGGACGAATTCGGGACCCAGAAGTCCTGGGTCGGCAACTACGGCATAGTTATCGAGCACCGGCCCGGCGGTCGAATCGTCCTGTGGTGCAGCATCGGGGAGGGACCGCCGAACTTCGCGAACCTCGTCGTGGAGGTGCACACCGCTCCCGCGGTCGTCACACCGAACGAATCGATCCCGTGCGCGCCCACCACGACACCGATCGCCACGAGCACGCCCTCCACTCGGTCCCCTTCCTCGGCCGGTCCGCCCACCGCGCCGACTATGCCCGTTCCCCGTATCGACGCGGGCCCGCCGGCCGCCGGCCGACCTCCTTCCGACCCGCGATCGGCCACGAGCGGCGATCCACCCGTGAACGGGCAAGCGGCGCAAGACACCCCCACCCGACGGCCAGGCACACTTTTCACGAACATGCAGTCGTCACGGACCGCGCAGCCCGCCGCGGATACCCAGCGCCCCGCGCCTAGCCCGCAGGTCTCCGACACCCGGACCGCTCCGGCTTCGAGGCCACAGCCCAGCGAAGAATCCGCTGCCGATATCCCTCGGCCCGAGGCCGACTCGGGACAGTCAGGCGACCCTGGTTATCGAAGCGCGCTTTACAACCTCGGTGTCGCCATGCAGAGCCGAGGCGAGGCGGAACAGGCATGCGGGCTCTGGGCGCAGGCCGCCAACGCCGGGCATGCGGCCGCCGCCTACGAGCTAGGCATGGTCCGATTCCGGCGAGGTGATCCGGCCGGGGCCGAATACTGGTGGCGCGCCGCCGCCGACCGCCGCGAGCCTCGTGCGATGGCCGGACTCGCAGAACTACTCGACCAGCAGGGCAACCACGACGAGGCCAGAGCATGGCGGACGTACGCGTCCGAGGAGCAAGCCGCCGACGTGGTCGGTCAGCCGGCATCCGACTGA
- a CDS encoding cytosine permease, with protein sequence MAPHVDSRLAMVVAFSFVVVLPTIIGIFGWHLILRAHKWIAPVSVTLATMYVVLNVPRLSFGATGHRSWGALAGGVVFAMTALGLGWIFSAADYTRYLPREAGMAAVTGWTVLGGAAPAITLMTVGALLAVKDQDIACTAATDPIGALSADLPTWVLLPFLLSLRVRLAVISGGDSAPSDGAESSSVALSIPAREVAGIPHGRCLE encoded by the coding sequence GTGGCGCCGCATGTCGACAGCAGGCTGGCCATGGTCGTGGCCTTTTCCTTTGTCGTCGTCCTGCCCACGATCATCGGTATTTTCGGTTGGCATCTGATCCTGCGGGCCCACAAGTGGATTGCACCGGTCTCGGTCACGCTGGCTACCATGTATGTGGTGCTGAACGTTCCCAGGCTCTCCTTCGGGGCGACCGGCCATCGAAGTTGGGGAGCCCTTGCCGGTGGGGTGGTCTTTGCCATGACCGCGCTGGGTTTGGGGTGGATCTTCAGTGCAGCGGATTACACACGATATCTTCCCCGGGAGGCCGGGATGGCCGCCGTCACCGGATGGACCGTGCTCGGTGGTGCGGCACCCGCTATCACGCTGATGACGGTCGGCGCCTTACTGGCAGTGAAGGATCAGGACATCGCGTGCACTGCCGCGACGGACCCCATCGGCGCATTGTCGGCAGACCTGCCGACGTGGGTTCTCCTTCCGTTCTTACTGAGCCTTCGAGTGCGACTCGCAGTGATAAGTGGCGGTGATTCTGCGCCGTCAGATGGCGCAGAATCATCCTCCGTGGCGTTGAGTATCCCGGCCCGAGAGGTGGCGGGGATACCGCACGGCCGCTGCTTAGAGTAA
- a CDS encoding NAD(P)H-dependent amine dehydrogenase family protein: MISTVVWGTGNIGRAAIRAVASHPALRLTGVLVRNPEKVGRDAGELGGLGYALGVAASDDIEGALAAAPDAVVYAASGDIRPDDALGDIVRALRAGAVVVTPALYALYDPRNAPAEVREPVLAAITAGGGSLFVSGVDPGWGNDVLPALVSGLGSRVEVIRCQEIFDYSSYDQPDSVRYLVGMGQPMDYQPPMLAPSVPSMVWGGQIRLMARALGVELDEIRETLDRRALDSAVTTAAMGEFEAGTQGAVRFEVQGIVEGEPRLVIEHVTRIHPSCAPDWPLPADGGAGAHRVIIEGRPRIEVTVEATDEDGNRSAGGNATAVGRLVSAIDWLVAAEPGLYDALDIPLRPAVGKLGRKHT; encoded by the coding sequence ATGATCTCCACGGTGGTCTGGGGCACCGGCAATATCGGCCGAGCGGCGATCCGTGCCGTCGCGTCCCACCCGGCACTGCGGCTGACGGGCGTGCTCGTCCGCAACCCCGAGAAGGTCGGCCGTGACGCGGGCGAACTCGGTGGCCTGGGCTATGCGCTCGGAGTCGCGGCCAGCGACGACATCGAGGGCGCACTCGCCGCGGCGCCGGACGCCGTGGTCTACGCGGCATCCGGCGATATCCGCCCTGACGACGCACTCGGCGACATCGTGCGTGCTCTCCGCGCGGGCGCGGTGGTCGTCACGCCCGCGCTCTACGCGCTCTACGACCCGCGCAATGCCCCCGCTGAGGTGCGCGAGCCGGTACTGGCCGCCATCACCGCAGGCGGCGGGTCGCTGTTCGTCTCCGGCGTCGACCCCGGCTGGGGCAATGACGTCCTGCCGGCCCTGGTCAGCGGGCTCGGCAGCAGGGTCGAGGTGATCCGCTGCCAGGAAATCTTCGACTACTCCAGCTACGACCAACCGGACTCGGTGCGCTACCTGGTCGGCATGGGGCAGCCGATGGACTATCAGCCGCCGATGCTGGCACCGTCGGTGCCGAGCATGGTGTGGGGCGGGCAGATTCGGCTGATGGCGCGGGCGCTGGGTGTCGAACTCGACGAGATCCGCGAGACGCTGGACCGGCGAGCGCTGGACAGCGCCGTCACCACCGCGGCCATGGGGGAGTTCGAGGCGGGCACCCAGGGCGCTGTGCGGTTCGAGGTTCAGGGCATCGTGGAAGGGGAGCCACGCCTCGTCATCGAACACGTCACCCGCATACATCCGTCCTGCGCCCCCGACTGGCCCTTGCCCGCGGACGGCGGCGCGGGCGCACACCGCGTGATCATCGAGGGCCGCCCGCGGATCGAAGTGACCGTCGAGGCCACCGACGAGGACGGCAACCGGTCCGCAGGCGGAAACGCTACGGCCGTCGGCCGTTTGGTGAGCGCGATCGACTGGCTGGTAGCCGCCGAACCAGGACTGTACGACGCGCTGGACATTCCGCTGCGCCCCGCGGTCGGCAAACTCGGAAGGAAGCACACATGA
- a CDS encoding hemerythrin domain-containing protein translates to MAAPGGRCSAFELARLCAGLEGGAPMRGMQLRTHCAAFCQALTRHHTAEDNSAFPMPAAQFPELAPVPAELRADHGRVAEILRRLDDLLASVPPDAETVHRKLDGLTAILESHFHWEKRRLTKALNDLADSGGTSGELLGIDVTSGRHATPADRGAVVMPG, encoded by the coding sequence GTGGCTGCGCCAGGTGGACGGTGTTCGGCATTCGAACTCGCCCGCCTGTGTGCCGGATTGGAGGGCGGTGCACCCATGCGGGGCATGCAATTGCGCACGCACTGCGCCGCGTTCTGTCAGGCACTCACGCGACACCACACCGCTGAGGACAACAGCGCGTTCCCGATGCCGGCCGCCCAGTTCCCCGAGCTCGCGCCGGTGCCGGCCGAGCTGCGTGCCGACCACGGTCGGGTGGCCGAGATCCTGCGCAGGTTGGACGATCTGCTCGCCTCCGTGCCGCCGGATGCCGAAACCGTCCATCGGAAACTGGACGGGCTGACCGCGATTCTGGAATCCCACTTCCACTGGGAAAAGCGGCGCCTGACAAAGGCGCTGAATGACCTCGCCGACAGCGGCGGAACCTCCGGCGAACTACTCGGCATCGATGTCACGTCAGGGCGTCACGCGACGCCCGCGGATCGAGGCGCAGTTGTAATGCCCGGCTAG
- a CDS encoding NAD(P)/FAD-dependent oxidoreductase: MKHRIVVLGAGYAGAFSAGYLARQLHADDFEITVVNAEPDFVERLRLHQLAAGRDLRHRPLAEVFAGTGIRPRVARVTAVDVEHRTVTVADGEGIDRLGYDTLLYALGSTAADHGVPGVAEHAFHVAGRPSVLRLRARLDELGEDGNVLVVGGNLTAIETVTEIAEAHPELRVSLATSGELGGWLGTKARRHLLRAFDRFGITVHEHTAIERIEETAAVADDGTVFPSDATVWAAGFAVHPIAAASGLAVESNGQITTDRQMRSVSHPDVYVAGDSAFVIGENGRPLPMSCASAGYTGMQATAAIIGDRTGRKVKATTLTYFGNHISLGRKDGIFQLVNGDASSKSGALVGRSAARVKSAIVAASGWSISRPTFGMPGHRYRSATTREHSPDVVAA; this comes from the coding sequence ATGAAGCACCGCATCGTCGTTCTCGGGGCCGGATACGCCGGAGCCTTCTCCGCCGGATACCTCGCACGCCAACTCCACGCCGACGACTTCGAGATCACCGTCGTCAACGCCGAACCCGATTTCGTCGAGCGGCTGCGCCTGCATCAGCTCGCCGCGGGGCGGGATCTGCGCCATCGGCCGCTGGCGGAGGTGTTCGCGGGCACCGGCATTCGGCCCCGAGTGGCGCGGGTAACCGCCGTCGATGTCGAGCACCGGACTGTCACGGTCGCCGACGGCGAGGGCATCGATCGGCTCGGATACGACACCCTGCTCTACGCGCTCGGCAGCACCGCTGCCGACCACGGCGTTCCGGGCGTCGCCGAGCACGCTTTCCACGTGGCCGGACGGCCTTCCGTGCTGCGTCTGCGCGCACGCCTGGATGAGCTGGGCGAGGACGGGAATGTGCTGGTGGTCGGCGGCAATCTGACCGCGATCGAAACTGTCACCGAAATCGCCGAAGCCCATCCGGAACTTCGGGTCAGCCTCGCCACCAGCGGCGAGCTCGGCGGCTGGCTGGGCACGAAGGCCCGCCGTCACCTGTTGCGTGCCTTCGACCGGTTCGGGATCACGGTCCATGAGCACACCGCCATCGAGCGCATCGAGGAGACGGCGGCGGTAGCCGACGACGGCACCGTTTTCCCCTCTGACGCGACCGTGTGGGCGGCCGGTTTCGCCGTGCACCCAATTGCCGCCGCCAGTGGCCTCGCGGTGGAATCCAACGGCCAGATCACGACCGACCGGCAGATGCGGTCGGTCTCGCACCCGGATGTCTACGTTGCCGGTGACAGCGCCTTCGTCATCGGCGAGAACGGTCGGCCGTTGCCGATGTCGTGTGCTTCGGCGGGATACACCGGCATGCAGGCGACGGCCGCGATCATCGGGGATCGGACCGGGCGCAAGGTCAAGGCGACCACGCTGACCTATTTCGGCAACCACATCAGCCTCGGTCGCAAGGACGGGATCTTCCAGCTGGTCAACGGTGACGCGAGCTCGAAGTCCGGGGCCCTGGTGGGCAGGTCGGCGGCGCGAGTCAAGTCGGCAATCGTGGCTGCCAGCGGCTGGAGCATCAGCCGCCCGACCTTCGGAATGCCGGGGCACAGGTACCGCTCGGCAACCACCCGAGAGCACTCGC
- the erm gene encoding 23S ribosomal RNA methyltransferase Erm, translating into MSRHHSVSRARDSHVRTTSTRKRLSQNFLTDARAARLIVHASGVTTEDLVLEIGPGDGMLTRQLLGVAGRILAYEKDPHYATLLSRRYANNPRIRLFHRDFRTARAPREPFAVVANVPFTITTDIVRWCLAARHLTAATLLTQVEFARKHSGDYGRWTKLTIGHWPTVAVELGARIGRHSFHPMPRVDTAILRLRKRSDPLLPRELIGDYRKVVALGFSGVGGSLAASLHREFPTSAVHAACAAAGIPLDQPVGLVSPDRWTALYRALRA; encoded by the coding sequence ATGTCCCGCCACCATTCCGTTTCGCGTGCCCGTGACAGCCATGTCCGCACTACGAGCACGCGAAAACGGCTGTCCCAGAACTTCCTCACCGATGCGCGCGCCGCACGTCTGATCGTGCATGCGTCCGGCGTCACCACCGAAGACCTCGTGCTGGAGATCGGCCCCGGCGACGGCATGCTGACCAGGCAGCTACTGGGTGTGGCAGGCCGGATCCTCGCCTACGAGAAGGACCCGCACTACGCAACCCTGCTGAGCAGAAGATACGCAAACAATCCGCGAATACGTCTGTTCCACCGGGATTTTCGCACGGCTCGCGCACCGAGAGAACCGTTCGCCGTCGTGGCCAACGTGCCGTTCACCATCACGACCGACATCGTGCGCTGGTGCCTGGCCGCCCGGCACCTCACCGCCGCCACCCTACTCACCCAGGTGGAGTTCGCGCGCAAGCATTCCGGCGACTACGGACGATGGACCAAACTCACCATCGGCCACTGGCCCACTGTGGCAGTCGAATTGGGCGCACGGATCGGCAGGCACAGCTTCCATCCGATGCCGCGGGTCGACACGGCGATTCTGCGCCTGCGCAAACGCTCCGACCCCCTGCTGCCGCGCGAACTGATCGGCGACTACCGCAAAGTGGTTGCGCTGGGTTTCTCCGGAGTCGGCGGCTCCCTGGCCGCGTCGCTGCATCGGGAGTTCCCCACCTCCGCCGTGCACGCCGCCTGCGCGGCGGCCGGGATTCCGCTCGACCAGCCGGTCGGCCTGGTCTCCCCCGATCGCTGGACGGCCCTCTACCGGGCTTTGCGCGCATGA
- a CDS encoding ATP-binding protein yields MLFIGMPGIEKTFSRYPQLYSRVGFAHHYRPLTGEELTFVLTRHWHKLDLELHPDDFTDTQAIAAVARITGGNFRLLQRLFAQIQRIMKINELHTITTDVLETARSTLVIGAT; encoded by the coding sequence TTGCTGTTCATCGGCATGCCCGGCATCGAGAAAACCTTCTCCCGCTACCCCCAGCTCTACAGCCGCGTCGGCTTCGCCCACCACTACCGACCCCTGACCGGCGAAGAACTCACCTTCGTCCTCACCCGGCACTGGCACAAACTCGACCTCGAACTCCACCCCGACGACTTCACCGACACCCAAGCCATCGCCGCCGTCGCCCGCATCACCGGCGGCAACTTCCGACTCCTGCAACGACTCTTCGCCCAAATCCAACGCATCATGAAAATCAACGAACTCCACACCATCACCACCGACGTCCTCGAAACCGCCCGCAGCACCCTCGTCATCGGCGCCACCTGA
- a CDS encoding NUDIX hydrolase gives MSFRLAAYAVCIEDGQVLLARHIPASGETNWTLPGGKVEHAEDPFDAVTRELAEETGYHGTTERLLGVDSRVISAAASHSGAEHQNVGIFYRVRVTGGQLRPEPNGATTEPTWTSIPDVDRLRRSSLVDIGLALARTLPATGHVAAVPVGGLVQH, from the coding sequence ATGAGTTTCAGGTTGGCGGCCTACGCCGTATGCATCGAGGATGGGCAGGTGCTGCTCGCCCGGCATATACCGGCCAGCGGTGAGACCAACTGGACTCTTCCGGGCGGCAAGGTCGAGCACGCGGAGGACCCGTTCGACGCGGTGACCCGGGAACTCGCTGAAGAGACCGGCTACCACGGAACCACCGAACGCCTGCTCGGCGTGGACTCGAGGGTGATCTCCGCTGCGGCCTCGCATTCGGGAGCCGAGCACCAGAATGTCGGGATTTTCTACCGAGTCCGTGTCACCGGCGGCCAACTCCGCCCTGAACCCAACGGTGCGACCACCGAGCCGACCTGGACCTCGATCCCCGACGTCGACCGCCTGCGCCGCTCCTCGCTCGTGGATATCGGCCTCGCTCTGGCTCGGACGCTTCCGGCAACGGGTCATGTCGCTGCCGTGCCAGTCGGTGGTTTGGTTCAGCACTGA
- a CDS encoding carboxymuconolactone decarboxylase family protein: MIIDVPEGKDPIGYVWGEMVPGIGIAASNFSLSVYSHSTLGLREFEAARLRIAQINGCLFCQDWRTERDGKKVEPEFADAVTNWRTTGAFDERTRLAAEYAERYATDHHNLDDEFWTRMFAHYSQVELVELSMSIGSWLAFGRLNRVLGLDAVCVLPSHPSGR; encoded by the coding sequence ATGATCATCGACGTTCCCGAGGGTAAGGATCCGATCGGCTACGTCTGGGGCGAAATGGTCCCCGGCATCGGCATCGCCGCCTCCAACTTCTCCTTGTCGGTGTACTCGCACAGCACCCTGGGATTGCGCGAGTTCGAGGCGGCACGGCTGCGCATCGCCCAGATCAACGGCTGCCTCTTCTGCCAGGACTGGCGCACTGAGCGCGACGGGAAGAAGGTCGAGCCCGAATTCGCCGACGCCGTCACCAACTGGCGCACCACCGGCGCCTTCGACGAACGCACCCGCCTTGCCGCCGAATACGCCGAGCGCTACGCCACCGATCACCACAACCTCGACGACGAGTTCTGGACCCGGATGTTCGCCCACTACAGCCAGGTCGAACTGGTCGAGCTCAGCATGAGCATCGGCTCCTGGCTGGCCTTCGGTCGCCTCAATCGCGTGCTCGGCCTGGACGCGGTCTGTGTGCTGCCCAGCCATCCCTCGGGCCGATAG
- a CDS encoding serine/threonine-protein kinase, whose translation MACPASPGPEATAGFGHPPGKARVTRVADIVERFADAWRTAATPPKLAAYLPESPAIRRVSLIELIKVDLANRWGHGKAPKRLADYVEELPELRTWPLPPDLIYEEFHVRKQAGGPVAVDEYTAAYPEQSDQLSKMLAIDDYHSTVMTVPAEPTNLDDLAVGQKIDDFDLMTRLGRGTFARVFLARQRSMQRLVAVKISRDRSTEPQTLAQLDHDYIVRVFDQRVLESRKLRLLYMQYVPGGTLFTVLERVRATPQAQRSGAMLLEVIDQVLAAKGEIQPSESPQRAELAELSWPETVAWLGRRLAEALDYAGNAGVLHRDVKPANVLLTADGVPKLADFNISFSGNVAGDNPVAYFGGSLAYMSPEQLAALHPDLPITADDLDTRSDLYALAVVLWELLTGRKPFDDDVTADSDRATLDGMLERRPRSPQALPCSDLPTDCPEALQRALVRALNPQPENRWSRGADMAQQLEVCLDARARDLVDPPATSWRLRARMLMHPIMALAIAVPNALAIIYNHHHNHRLIIDMLDVQTQHRFEQITFVAYGVGFLIGFVVINMLVARLWSIARGLRKGRSYDPETLARARADTLRLGKRTVLTCCTLWAITGVVVPVIMEVTGNHIAAESYVYFFITQIVCGVAMAYPYFLVNFYAVRSLYPMFIPHGGLGAQDAHRLRQLEVRSTYFLAAAAAVPLLGVAGATFIPSEDIAAVIVTLRLLCIGSALAFIGVYWLFRILEKDLAALERIAARGA comes from the coding sequence ATGGCGTGCCCCGCCTCGCCGGGCCCGGAGGCGACGGCCGGATTCGGCCACCCGCCCGGAAAAGCGCGGGTAACCCGGGTCGCCGACATAGTTGAGCGCTTTGCCGACGCGTGGCGTACCGCGGCTACACCGCCGAAGCTGGCTGCCTACCTCCCGGAATCCCCCGCGATCCGCCGCGTGTCGCTGATCGAATTGATCAAGGTTGACCTGGCCAACCGGTGGGGGCACGGCAAGGCGCCGAAACGGCTGGCCGATTACGTCGAGGAACTGCCGGAATTACGTACCTGGCCCCTGCCGCCGGATCTGATCTACGAGGAATTCCACGTCCGCAAGCAGGCGGGTGGCCCGGTCGCGGTCGACGAGTACACTGCGGCCTACCCCGAGCAGAGCGACCAGCTCTCGAAGATGCTCGCCATCGACGACTACCACAGCACGGTCATGACGGTCCCGGCCGAGCCGACGAACCTCGACGACCTCGCCGTCGGACAGAAGATCGACGACTTCGACCTGATGACCCGTCTCGGACGAGGCACCTTCGCCCGGGTCTTCTTGGCCAGGCAACGGTCGATGCAGCGGTTGGTCGCAGTGAAGATCTCCCGTGACAGGAGCACTGAGCCGCAGACGCTGGCTCAGCTCGACCACGACTACATCGTGCGGGTCTTTGACCAGCGGGTGCTGGAGAGCAGGAAGTTGCGCCTGCTGTACATGCAGTACGTGCCTGGCGGCACGCTTTTCACCGTGCTCGAGCGTGTCCGCGCTACACCGCAGGCTCAGCGCAGTGGCGCGATGCTGCTCGAGGTGATCGATCAAGTGCTTGCCGCAAAAGGTGAGATCCAGCCCAGTGAGTCGCCCCAGCGCGCGGAGCTGGCCGAGTTGTCCTGGCCGGAGACCGTCGCGTGGCTCGGGCGACGGCTCGCCGAGGCGCTCGACTACGCGGGCAACGCGGGCGTACTGCACCGCGACGTCAAACCGGCCAATGTCCTGCTCACCGCAGATGGCGTCCCTAAGCTGGCCGACTTCAACATCAGCTTCAGCGGTAACGTCGCCGGCGACAATCCCGTCGCCTACTTCGGCGGTTCGCTGGCATACATGTCACCAGAGCAGCTCGCTGCGTTGCACCCGGACCTCCCGATTACAGCCGACGATCTCGATACCCGCAGCGATCTCTACGCCCTGGCCGTCGTGCTGTGGGAATTGCTCACCGGGCGCAAGCCGTTCGACGACGATGTCACGGCCGACAGCGACCGTGCCACCCTGGACGGAATGTTGGAGCGCCGACCCCGCAGCCCGCAGGCGCTGCCCTGTTCGGATCTGCCCACAGACTGCCCGGAGGCATTGCAGCGCGCCCTGGTTCGGGCGCTCAACCCCCAACCAGAAAACCGCTGGTCGCGTGGTGCCGACATGGCCCAGCAGCTGGAAGTCTGCCTCGATGCCCGTGCCCGCGACCTCGTCGACCCGCCGGCGACAAGCTGGCGCCTGCGCGCCCGCATGCTGATGCACCCGATCATGGCGCTGGCTATCGCCGTGCCGAATGCGCTCGCGATCATCTACAACCACCACCACAATCACCGTTTGATCATCGACATGCTCGACGTGCAGACTCAACATCGCTTCGAGCAGATCACGTTCGTAGCCTATGGGGTTGGCTTTCTGATCGGCTTCGTCGTCATCAACATGCTGGTCGCGAGGCTTTGGTCGATCGCGCGTGGGCTGCGCAAGGGCCGGTCCTACGACCCGGAAACCCTCGCCCGGGCCAGGGCCGACACGCTACGACTCGGCAAACGCACCGTATTGACCTGCTGCACGTTGTGGGCGATCACAGGCGTGGTGGTCCCCGTGATAATGGAGGTGACCGGCAACCATATCGCCGCCGAATCTTACGTTTACTTCTTCATCACTCAAATCGTGTGCGGCGTTGCAATGGCCTATCCCTACTTCCTGGTCAACTTCTACGCGGTGCGGTCGCTGTACCCGATGTTCATCCCACATGGCGGACTCGGCGCCCAGGATGCACACCGCCTGCGGCAACTCGAGGTACGCAGCACGTACTTCCTGGCCGCCGCCGCAGCGGTCCCGCTGCTGGGCGTCGCGGGCGCGACTTTCATTCCGTCCGAGGACATTGCCGCCGTCATCGTGACGCTGCGGCTACTCTGCATCGGCAGCGCACTGGCTTTCATCGGCGTCTATTGGCTGTTCCGGATACTCGAAAAGGACCTCGCCGCGCTGGAACGCATCGCCGCCCGCGGGGCTTGA